A region from the Xiphias gladius isolate SHS-SW01 ecotype Sanya breed wild chromosome 20, ASM1685928v1, whole genome shotgun sequence genome encodes:
- the LOC120806783 gene encoding zinc finger protein 436-like, protein MFSVETFEGQICAVMETLVEAVVAELSRLLEGYWANVMAATQHRSAPAAATAVKNEDEESEVTPPERSQQFNKAIMNQFAALMEAWTKDAVEKISMMLKVSLPEAEDGPAAEQRAGLNDEMRQTSVKPKAGPGARPKRQSAARGSRLRKKIEGGLKPAVRKENDHVYYQEEQQTEEPTAAAADSESVIEPADVATHKERNSQSLSEPEASFTDPTSEPAPELASDVVEEDGIQQDKDTSTTTSKIKKKTTTGAFKCSSCDKTFALKCLMDRHYLTHSKPHLCSECGKRFAGLRGLTAHSRRHTGEKLYKCSECGTEFAYKSTFERHMRQHSLKKPNTHMCTLCENHFTGALALQRHRCCALKKTFVCSLCPETFECRKSLADHENLHSGDRDFVCEVCGESFFSSSSLATHRVTHIQKEYCCDVLGLGCSDMSVLRNHLSKHTGEKLFTCEVCGKGCSHQSALKHHMLTHTGERPYVCETCGKRCGHASALQNHMRIHTGRKPGQQPVCSVCGKKFRCMVNLKYHMSIHTGEKPYSCDQCDKKFSNPSNLKLHMMIHSGEKMYGCNICGRRFTQSSSLKLHRRIHTGERPYHCMVCGKGFVHSGDFKKHQRGHLPEEPGDGQSEKTAAKT, encoded by the exons ATGTTCAGCGTGGAGACTTTTGAGGGCCAGATATGTGCCGTAATGGAGACTCTGGTGGAAGCGGTGGTGGCGGAGCTCAGCAGACTTCTGGAGGGGTACTGGGCTAACGTAATGGCCGCCACCCAGCACCGCTCTGCTCCGGCCGCAGCGACGGCCGTGAAGAACGAAGACGAGGAGAGCGAAGTGACTCCACCGGAGCGGAGCCAGCAGTTTAATAAAGCTATaatg AACCAGTTCGCAGCCCTCATGGAAGCGTGGACCAAAGATGCGGTGGAGAAAATATCGATGATGTTGAAAGTGTCCTTGCCTGAAGCTGAGGATGGTCCCGCTGCGGAGCAGAGAGCAGGGCTGAATGACGAGATGAGACAGACAAGCGTGAAGCCGAAAGCGGGGCCAGGGGCCAGGCCCAAAAGGC AGTCCGCAGCCAGAGGCTCTCGTCTGAGAAAGAAAATCGAGGGAGGACTTAAGCCAGCAGTAAGAAAGGAGAATGACCATGTGTATTACCAAG AGGAGCAACAGACTGAagaaccaacagcagcagcagctgactcAGAATCAGTGATCGAACCTG ctGATGTAGCCACACATAAAGAGAGGAACTCCCAATCGCTGTCTGAACCTGAAGCCTCGTTCACAGACCCCACCTCAGAGCCGGCCCCTGAGCTGGCCTCCGATGTCGTTGAGGAGGATGGCATCCAGCAGGATAAGGACACTTCAACTACCACATCCAAGATCAAAAAGAAGACGACCACAGGTGCATTCAAATGTTCGTCCTGTGACAAAACATTTGCTCTGAAGTGTTTGATGGACAGACACTACCTGACTCACTCCAAGCCTCACCTTTGCTCTGAGTGTGGCAAACGTTTTGCCGGACTGCGGGGGCTCACCGCGCATTCGAGACGTCACACCGGAGAGAAGCTTTACAAATGCTCAGAGTGCGGGACAGAGTTTGCTTACAAGTCTACCTTCGAGAGACACATGCGTCAGCACAGCCTGAAGAAACCGAACACCCACATGTGCACGCTGTGTGAGAATCATTTCACCGGGGCATTGGCGCTTCAGCGGCACAGGTGTTGTgccctgaaaaaaacatttgtctgCTCTCTTTGTCCAGAGACATTTGAGTGCAGAAAGAGTTTGGCTGATCACGAGAATCTACATTCAGGAGACAGAGACTTTGTCTGTGAAGTGTGCGGTGAGAGTTTCTTCTCGTCCTCCTCCTTGGCAACTCACCGGGTGACTCACATACAAAAGGAATACTGCTGCGACGTGCTCGGCCTTGGATGCAGCGACATGAGTGTCCTCAGAAATCACCTGAGCAAACACACCGGAGAAAAACTTTTCACCTGCGAGGTTTGCGGCAAAGGTTGCAGTCACCAGAGTGCTCTGAAACACCACATGCTGACCCACACGGGGGAGAGGCCGTACGTCTGCGAGACCTGTGGCAAACGCTGTGGCCACGCCAGCGCGCTTCAGAACCACATGAGGATCCACACAGGGAGGAAACCGGGGCAACAGCCGGTCTGCAGCGTGTGCGGGAAAAAATTCCGCTGCATGGTCAACCTCAAATATCACATGAGCATCCACACAGGGGAGAAGCCTTATTCCTGCGATCAGTGTGATAAAAAGTTCAGCAACCCCAGCAATCTAAAGTTACACATGATGATTCACTCAGGGGAGAAGATGTATGGCTGCAACATCTGCGGCAGGAGGTTCACTCAGTCCAGCAGCCTCAAGTTGCACAGACGGATCCACACGGGAGAAAGGCCGTATCACTGCATGGTCTGTGGGAAAGGATTCGTACACAGCGGCGACTTCAAGAAACATCAGAGGGGTCACCTGCCAGAGGAACCAGGCGACGGACAGTCtgaaaaaactgcagcaaaaacCTAA